CACGGGCATGTACCTGGTTCTGGAATACAGTGCGCCATCCGACTTCAATGAGAAGCTGAAGATCCAGCTCAACCGCGATGAAAATGTATTGCGCTACATGTTTACCAAACTTGACAAGCACGCCCTGGCGTACAACACCAAGAAGAGAGGTAACTATGAGGCTGAACCTAAACCTGTAGAAGCTTAAGTTATGGCAGTTAAACAAGAGATCAAGTACTTAACCGCGGTTAAGCAAGAGAAGCGCCAGAAAAAATACTGCCGCTTCAAGAAATTGGGTATCAAGTATATAGATTACAAGGATGCCGAGTTTCTGAAAAAATTCCTGAACGATCAGGGCAAGATGCTGCCTCGCCGTATCACCGGCAACTCGCTGAAATTCCAGCGCAAGGTAGCCGAGGCTATCAAAAAAGCCCGTCAAATGGCTTTATTGCCTTATGTTACTGACCTTTTAAAGTAAGAAACGATGCAAGTAATCTTAATACAAGACGTAGATAATCTGGGCCAGAAGAATGAACTGGTAAGCGTGAAGAACGGTTACGCCAGGAATTTCCTGATCCCTCAGAAGTTTGCCGTTGAAGCAAGCAATTCCAACCTGAAGCAGCTGGACGAGCGCCTGAAAGTTGCCAAGGTGAAGGAAGAGAAAATGTTGGCCGAGATCGCGAAAGTGGTGGAAGTCCTCAAAGCTGCTCCGTTAACGATCGGTGCCAAAACCGGTACTTCCGGCAAGATCTTCGGTAGTGTTACCGGCGTACAGATCGCCCGTGCTATCAAAGAACAAAAAGGATATGAGATCGACCGTCGTCGCATCCATATTCTCGGAGATGTTAAAGAACTGGGTACTTACAAAGCCCGCCTCGATTTCGGCAAAGGCAATGAAACTGAGCTGGAATTTGAAGTAGTGGCCGAGTAATCAGCCTGCTGATAATTTAATGAAAGAGGGTGTATCAAATCTGATACACCCTCTTTTTATTTGATATCCAATGGTTTATGGAATGCCCGGGATTCATTGAAATACTTTTTAGCGCTTTCTTCTGCCTGACAGTGACACAACTTTAGTCACCCCGCCGGCGTGTTTACTCATACCGCAATGCCACGATCGGGTCCAGCTTCGAAGCCTTCACCGCCGGGTAGATCCCGGATACCAGGCCTACAAAGGCGCAGGACAGGATACCCACCGTGATCCAGACCCAGGGGATCACAAAACTGGAACCCAGCAGTAACGACATCAGGTTACCCACCATCATGCCCAGGAATGTCCCCAGGATACCGCCCAGCACACTGATAATGATCGCCTCGAAAACGAACTGCTGCCGGATAGTGGGAGCCGTAGCCCCCAATGCCTTGTTCACCCCTATCTCCCGCGTACGCTCCGCCACAGATACCAGCATGATATTCATGAGCCCTATTGCCGAACCAAAAAGCGTGATCAGCCCGATCAGCGCAGCAGCGGCGGTGATCGTACCCAGACTGTTGAACAGCATTTCCGCTACACTGTCGCTGCGGCTCATATAAAAATTATTCTCTTCATCGGTGGTCATCTTCCGGATAATGCGGAAAGTGCCCGTAGCTTCCCCGATGGCCGCATCGATAAGGGATATGTCATCAACATTCACATTTACCTGGTAGGTGGCATTCGGCCGGTTGAATACCCTGCGGGTGTTGGTCACCGTTGTCACCACCACATTATCCGCACTGAACAGATTACTGGCGCCTTTTGTCTTCAGGACCCCGATCACCCGGTACCGTACATTTCCTACCCGGACGTTGGCCCCCAGCGCGTCCTCTGGGCGGTCGGGAAATATTTTCTTGACCACGTCGTTCCCCAGGATGGCTACATTCCGGGCAGATTCTATGTCTACCTGGTTAAAATTCCGCCCCATGGACAACTCGTAATTTGATAATTGCAGATAATTCTCATCCCCGCCGACCACCTGTACCGTTGGATTGGTTTTCCTGTTCTCCCGGTACACCGTCATCCCTCCACCGGCACGGAATTGCACGCCTACGGTAGCCGGGAAATCATACCTTTTCTTGAAGGCCATCGCCTCATCGAATGTGATCACGGCGTTGCGGTTGGAGGTGCGCACCCGTTTTTTGCGGTTGGAGCCACGGGTAGCATTGCCCTGACCGCCGATCCGGATATTCAGTTCCCGGTTGCGGATGGAGAATCCATTGGCGCCCATGCTGGCAAAGCTGTCGTATATCTTGCTTTTCATGGTGTCAATAGCCGTGAGAATACCCACCAGGGCCATAATGCCGAAGGCTATAATAGAAACGGTCAGCCCTGTGCGCAGGCGGTTGGCGCTGATGGAGCGCAGAGCGAGGGAAAAGGTATCTCTTAATTGCATAACTACGGTTATCGTAAAGTTAATGTAATTCCGCTTTCAAAAGCACGGGGCGGGGCCAAAAGTGATCAGCGGGGTATTCGCTCCGCAAGCTGCGGGAAAACCCACATAAACCGGTCCGGTTGCAGGAACTGCACCAAAAAAAGCCGCCCGGGTACTTCCGGGCGGCCTCATATATCAAAATACCTGAAAATCAAAGGAACTGCAACAGCAGGTTCGGGAACACGCCCAGCAGGATGATCACTGCGGCACCGATCACCAGTACACTGCGGAAACCGCCGGTAATGGGCAGCGTCTCCGCATCCCCTGCCTTGAAATACATGGCAATGATCACCCGGAAATAATAATAAGCGCTGATCGCCGCGCATAAAACCGCCAGGATCACCAGCCACAACAGCTCTCCCTGCTGCACAGCGGCAGTCAGCACAAAATATTTGGCAAAGAACCCGGCCGTCAGCGGAATACCGGCAAGCGACAGGAGGAAGACCGTATTCACCAGCGCCAGCAGCGGCTGCCGGCGGGCAAGACCCATTGTAGCCATCAAAAGTATAATCCTTCATCTTCAGCAGAATGGCGAAGATGCCGATCGTTGCTACGCTGTAGGCAACCGAATATAAAATGATGCCCTGAACAGCGGTCTCATTGGCGGAAACGATGGCGAACAGCATAAATCCGGCCTGGGCGATACTGGAATAAGCCAGCATCCGCTTCACGCTTTGCTGGAAAACGGCGGTGAAATTACCGATCAGCAAAGTGGCCGCTGTAATAATGGCGATGATAAGCTGCCAGTGATGCTCCAGTCCCCCGCCGGTAAAAGCGGTATGGAACAGCCGGAGAAAGGCGATGAACCCGGCGGCTTTCACCACGGTGGCCATAAATGCGGTGAAAACAGTGGGTGAGCCGTCATATACATCCGGCGTCCAGAAGTGGAAGGGAACGGCGGATACTTTGAAGGCAAGCGCAAAACCCAGCAGGATAATGCCGCAAAGCGCCAACGGAGAAAGATCTCCCGTGCCAAGCCCCATTTCACGGATATTGAAAGTACCGGTAGCGCCATAGATCAGGGCAATGCCCATCAGCAGGATACCGGTGGTAAAGGCACCCATCAGGAAATATTTCAATGAGGCTTCATTGCTCTTCAGGTTCCTTTTATCTGCGCCCGCCAGGATATACTGCGGAATGGAAATGATCTCGATGGAAAGGAACAGCATCAGCAGATTGCTGAAAGAGGCGGTAAGCGTGATCCCCGCGAGGATAAAGAACACCAGCGCAAAATAATCCGCCACATCCTCCCCCACTTTCTCAAATGCGCTGCCGCATAATACAAAGTACAGGAATGTGGAACCGATGGCTACTGCATTGAACAGCACGGAGAAGCGGCTTACTTCGATCATGCCGTGCAGGATCACGCTGCTTCCGCCGGCCAGTTGCCCGTCATACCAGTTGGCCATGAAAGCGATGAGCGTGCCGGCAATAGCAACATATTTGATGTACTGCTTATTCTTCACAAACAGTCCCGTGAACATCATTACAATCCCAAATACAGCAGTAGAAATTAATGCATTCATATCTTAGCGTTACAG
This genomic stretch from Chitinophaga sp. XS-30 harbors:
- the rpsF gene encoding 30S ribosomal protein S6, which translates into the protein MSNYELMVIFTPVLSEEDYKAAQKKFADLVKDNGGEIVHENPWGLKSLAYPIQKKTTGMYLVLEYSAPSDFNEKLKIQLNRDENVLRYMFTKLDKHALAYNTKKRGNYEAEPKPVEA
- the rpsR gene encoding 30S ribosomal protein S18, producing the protein MAVKQEIKYLTAVKQEKRQKKYCRFKKLGIKYIDYKDAEFLKKFLNDQGKMLPRRITGNSLKFQRKVAEAIKKARQMALLPYVTDLLK
- the rplI gene encoding 50S ribosomal protein L9, producing the protein MQVILIQDVDNLGQKNELVSVKNGYARNFLIPQKFAVEASNSNLKQLDERLKVAKVKEEKMLAEIAKVVEVLKAAPLTIGAKTGTSGKIFGSVTGVQIARAIKEQKGYEIDRRRIHILGDVKELGTYKARLDFGKGNETELEFEVVAE
- a CDS encoding ABC transporter permease translates to MQLRDTFSLALRSISANRLRTGLTVSIIAFGIMALVGILTAIDTMKSKIYDSFASMGANGFSIRNRELNIRIGGQGNATRGSNRKKRVRTSNRNAVITFDEAMAFKKRYDFPATVGVQFRAGGGMTVYRENRKTNPTVQVVGGDENYLQLSNYELSMGRNFNQVDIESARNVAILGNDVVKKIFPDRPEDALGANVRVGNVRYRVIGVLKTKGASNLFSADNVVVTTVTNTRRVFNRPNATYQVNVNVDDISLIDAAIGEATGTFRIIRKMTTDEENNFYMSRSDSVAEMLFNSLGTITAAAALIGLITLFGSAIGLMNIMLVSVAERTREIGVNKALGATAPTIRQQFVFEAIIISVLGGILGTFLGMMVGNLMSLLLGSSFVIPWVWITVGILSCAFVGLVSGIYPAVKASKLDPIVALRYE
- a CDS encoding proton-conducting transporter membrane subunit: MATMGLARRQPLLALVNTVFLLSLAGIPLTAGFFAKYFVLTAAVQQGELLWLVILAVLCAAISAYYYFRVIIAMYFKAGDAETLPITGGFRSVLVIGAAVIILLGVFPNLLLQFL